In Candidatus Nitrosarchaeum limnium SFB1, the following proteins share a genomic window:
- a CDS encoding hypothetical protein (hypothetical protein Nmar_1593) — protein MDCEERIKECEYILKQIIQYEPDPYYVNYFFNSYLFSVNKVYFEIFREACREFGLFTSEKYTKEAFLEKANKKNDQKAVDFVSWFDKKYDQEHKNAYPNFIKKCCKIQNENRKLAKIKIMIRAKERYENDPNQEILVSLKNEKLSSMKELQIEVKRQMPVFLEMINYKRNRKNEPKINEKQVITSTFLDIEQNGEDIEIVYASKIYISVMRRLIIDVRKKIIELKK, from the coding sequence ATGGATTGCGAAGAGAGAATAAAAGAATGTGAATATATTTTAAAACAGATAATTCAATATGAACCAGATCCATATTATGTGAATTATTTTTTTAATTCGTATCTTTTTTCTGTAAATAAAGTATATTTTGAAATTTTTAGAGAAGCTTGTAGAGAGTTTGGATTATTTACATCAGAGAAATATACTAAAGAAGCATTTTTAGAAAAAGCGAATAAAAAAAATGATCAAAAAGCTGTTGATTTTGTTTCATGGTTTGATAAAAAATATGATCAAGAACACAAAAATGCATATCCTAATTTTATTAAAAAATGTTGTAAAATTCAAAACGAAAATAGGAAATTAGCAAAAATTAAGATCATGATTAGAGCCAAAGAAAGATACGAAAATGATCCTAATCAAGAAATACTAGTAAGTTTAAAAAATGAAAAACTAAGTTCCATGAAAGAATTACAAATTGAGGTTAAAAGACAGATGCCAGTATTTTTAGAGATGATTAATTACAAGAGGAATAGAAAGAACGAACCTAAAATTAATGAAAAGCAAGTCATAACTTCAACATTTTTAGATATTGAGCAAAACGGAGAAGATATAGAGATTGTATATGCATCTAAAATTTACATTTCAGTTATGCGGAGATTAATAATTGATGTAAGAAAAAAAATTATAGAATTAAAAAAATAG
- a CDS encoding hypothetical protein (hypothetical protein Nmar_1590), whose product MATKKKNSPKKKPQIKSNIKPIKQTKSSSKPEFEKAWKEYNSALSVWKESLAQWQKATNDTLMTYHDACQRALESDTELLKKVSASWDSTWQEIGPEYIKQQTKMIENIFKETNIGSIKKFNEQWEKFLKTSGDDSIKAYQEAIKQFNEAWQSSKIG is encoded by the coding sequence ATGGCTACAAAGAAGAAAAATAGTCCAAAAAAGAAGCCTCAAATTAAATCGAATATTAAACCAATAAAACAAACAAAATCTTCTAGCAAACCAGAATTTGAAAAAGCATGGAAAGAATACAATTCAGCTCTTAGTGTATGGAAAGAATCACTTGCTCAATGGCAAAAAGCAACAAATGATACATTGATGACATATCATGATGCTTGTCAAAGAGCTCTAGAATCAGATACGGAGCTCTTGAAAAAAGTTAGCGCAAGTTGGGATAGTACTTGGCAAGAGATAGGTCCGGAATATATTAAACAACAAACGAAAATGATTGAAAATATCTTTAAAGAAACCAACATAGGCTCAATTAAAAAATTTAATGAGCAATGGGAAAAATTTTTAAAAACATCTGGTGACGATTCAATTAAAGCATATCAAGAAGCTATAAAACAATTCAATGAAGCTTGGCAATCAAGTAAAATTGGATAA
- a CDS encoding hypothetical protein (hypothetical protein Nmar_1592), with the protein MEISIEPWKKLVIHEVIEYKFDDWVKQIAFSTRSSGGGIPTMQWTNGIVFSPANFPTTNITVEEQLKGILHWSSVSFAIKEKFEKQIVIENATINLVDVSVNEIFKELALNLKKRSKFAVNS; encoded by the coding sequence ATGGAGATATCGATTGAGCCATGGAAGAAATTAGTAATTCATGAGGTTATAGAATACAAATTTGACGATTGGGTAAAACAAATAGCATTTAGTACAAGATCTTCAGGAGGAGGAATTCCCACTATGCAATGGACAAATGGAATTGTATTTTCTCCAGCAAATTTCCCAACAACGAATATCACAGTAGAGGAACAGTTGAAAGGAATACTACATTGGTCTTCAGTGTCTTTTGCTATAAAAGAAAAATTTGAAAAGCAAATAGTTATTGAAAATGCAACAATAAATCTTGTAGATGTTAGCGTCAATGAAATTTTCAAAGAGCTTGCATTAAACTTGAAAAAACGCTCAAAATTTGCAGTGAATTCTTAA
- a CDS encoding thioesterase superfamily protein translates to MVAGIVAQRHSQSNAVTVSMDSVNFIKPVFVGNVLKLNARINYVHNSSMEIEVKAEAEDIVTGIKTVTGTAFVTFVGLDKNGKPQHVPKLLLKTDEDRIKFEEGKIRMEERLKLRKKSNV, encoded by the coding sequence ATGGTTGCAGGGATTGTTGCTCAAAGACACTCACAATCAAATGCTGTAACTGTTAGTATGGATAGTGTAAATTTCATAAAACCTGTTTTTGTAGGTAATGTACTAAAATTAAATGCAAGAATAAATTATGTCCATAATTCTTCAATGGAAATAGAAGTAAAAGCTGAAGCAGAAGATATTGTAACTGGAATTAAAACTGTAACTGGAACAGCTTTTGTAACTTTTGTAGGATTGGATAAAAACGGAAAACCTCAGCATGTTCCAAAATTATTACTTAAAACTGATGAAGATCGAATAAAATTTGAGGAAGGAAAAATAAGAATGGAAGAAAGATTAAAACTTCGTAAAAAGTCAAATGTCTGA
- a CDS encoding hypothetical protein (hypothetical protein Nmar_1595), producing the protein MTSEEKSNEWDSLWQEYSKSLENWKTMFEQIQNATNEMQSKFNDVWEKATKESSVDTMKQFSENWQKALGENWQKAINDAGMKSFKEFGESWQKSLNETNTVAFKQFMENWQNSLNSSGMEQMKAYGELMKKFAETWTTMWPKSK; encoded by the coding sequence ATGACATCAGAAGAAAAATCAAATGAATGGGATTCCCTTTGGCAAGAGTATTCAAAATCACTTGAAAATTGGAAAACCATGTTTGAGCAAATACAAAATGCAACCAATGAAATGCAATCTAAATTCAACGATGTATGGGAAAAAGCTACCAAAGAATCCAGTGTAGATACCATGAAGCAATTTAGTGAAAATTGGCAAAAAGCATTAGGTGAAAATTGGCAAAAAGCAATTAATGATGCTGGAATGAAATCATTTAAAGAATTTGGAGAATCTTGGCAAAAATCTCTTAATGAAACTAATACAGTAGCATTCAAACAATTTATGGAAAATTGGCAAAATTCTCTAAACTCATCTGGTATGGAACAAATGAAGGCTTATGGTGAATTGATGAAAAAATTTGCCGAAACATGGACTACCATGTGGCCTAAGTCTAAATGA